A window from Acidobacteriota bacterium encodes these proteins:
- a CDS encoding PspA/IM30 family protein, which yields MASIFRRMFKVAESNAHAAIDHLEDPIKMTEQGIRDLKKNLQAAMVSLAQVKSLAIRMQKEAGDHKRRAAEYERKAMLLLKRVEAGEMDAGEAERLATAALAKKEDAMQQAVRVGGDHQTQQRMADQLQAKVEDLKRQINKYQNELITLRARARTASSMRKINQQLAGADASGTVAMLEKMKHKVQEEESLAEAYDQLADVGGTIEEDIDKALSAPSPSSGADALAELKKKMGMATA from the coding sequence ATGGCCAGTATCTTTCGCAGGATGTTCAAGGTCGCGGAATCGAACGCCCACGCGGCGATCGATCACCTCGAGGACCCGATCAAGATGACCGAGCAGGGCATCCGGGACCTGAAGAAGAACCTGCAGGCGGCGATGGTGAGCCTGGCGCAGGTGAAGTCGCTCGCCATCCGCATGCAGAAGGAGGCCGGCGACCACAAGCGGCGCGCGGCGGAGTACGAGCGCAAGGCGATGCTGCTGCTCAAGCGCGTCGAGGCCGGCGAGATGGACGCGGGCGAGGCGGAGCGCCTGGCGACCGCGGCGCTGGCGAAGAAGGAGGACGCCATGCAGCAGGCGGTCCGGGTGGGCGGCGACCACCAGACGCAACAGCGGATGGCGGATCAGCTCCAGGCCAAGGTCGAAGACCTCAAGCGGCAGATCAACAAGTACCAGAACGAGCTGATCACCTTGCGCGCCCGCGCGCGCACCGCGTCGTCGATGCGCAAGATCAACCAGCAGCTCGCCGGCGCCGACGCGAGCGGCACCGTGGCCATGCTGGAGAAGATGAAGCACAAGGTCCAGGAGGAGGAATCGCTGGCCGAGGCCTACGACCAGCTCGCCGACGTCGGCGGCACGATCGAGGAGGACATCGACAAGGCCCTGTCGGCGCCCTCGCCCAGCTCCGGGGCGGACGCGCTGGCGGAACTGAAGAAGAAGATGGGCATGGCGACGGCGTAG
- a CDS encoding M20/M25/M40 family metallo-hydrolase, which translates to MRDACRSLLRFVTVAATILVAAPLSHAQRSDPDVLRAIREEGFRRSEALEIVSWLSDVYGPRVTGTPAIEAAGEWAADRMRSWGLRVSEERFAYGRGWSLERFHAHMVEPQVMPIIGYPRAWTPGTSGTVSAEVVRVDVTSRAALERHRGRLRGKIVLAQEPRDVGLLDGDLVLRMDDRLLEEAARPARGRSRQASSGGSGPQLQNHVQAFFLEEGVVAVLDRGSDLARVGGAPLGSDLVWPTQRTDGGTLFVGPGGSRATGAREVVPAVTIAVEHYNRMIRILEKGLPVTVEIDIRTRFHDEVRPNGFNLLADLPGTDLADEVVILGAHFDSTHASTGATDNAAGVAAMMEAARILQAVDARPRRTIRVALWGGEEEGLLGSREYVRRHYADPRTTARRPDHAKVSAYYNLDNGAGRIRGIWLQGNTAAAPLFEAWMRDLGDLGVTTIGRRSTRGTDHLPFDVVGIPGFQFIQDRLEYNSRTHHSNMDFYDRVQRDDLLQMAVVSAVFAYRTAMLDERLPRKPLPANRRRAQ; encoded by the coding sequence ATGCGTGACGCGTGCCGCTCCCTGCTCCGCTTCGTGACAGTCGCCGCGACAATCCTCGTTGCCGCGCCCCTCTCCCACGCGCAGCGGTCCGACCCCGACGTGCTGCGCGCGATCCGGGAAGAGGGATTCCGGCGATCCGAGGCGCTGGAGATCGTCAGTTGGCTCAGCGACGTCTACGGCCCCCGCGTGACCGGGACGCCGGCGATCGAGGCGGCCGGGGAGTGGGCCGCGGACCGCATGCGCTCGTGGGGGTTGCGCGTCTCCGAGGAGCGGTTCGCGTACGGGCGCGGCTGGTCGCTCGAACGCTTCCACGCGCACATGGTCGAGCCCCAGGTGATGCCGATCATCGGCTACCCGCGCGCCTGGACGCCGGGCACGTCGGGCACCGTCTCGGCCGAGGTCGTCCGCGTCGACGTCACCTCGCGCGCCGCCCTCGAACGCCATCGCGGCCGTCTGCGGGGGAAGATCGTGCTGGCGCAGGAACCGCGCGACGTCGGGTTGCTCGACGGCGACCTGGTGCTGCGGATGGACGACCGCCTGCTGGAGGAAGCGGCGCGCCCGGCCCGCGGGCGGTCGCGGCAGGCGAGCAGCGGCGGCAGCGGGCCGCAGCTCCAGAACCACGTGCAGGCGTTCTTTCTGGAAGAGGGCGTCGTCGCGGTGCTCGACCGGGGCAGCGATCTCGCCCGGGTCGGCGGGGCGCCGCTGGGAAGCGACCTGGTCTGGCCGACGCAACGCACGGACGGCGGCACGCTGTTCGTCGGACCGGGCGGGTCGCGGGCGACGGGAGCGCGCGAGGTGGTTCCCGCCGTGACCATCGCGGTCGAGCACTACAACCGCATGATCCGCATCCTCGAGAAGGGCCTGCCCGTCACCGTCGAGATCGACATCCGGACCCGCTTCCACGACGAGGTGCGGCCGAACGGCTTCAACCTGCTGGCCGATTTGCCGGGGACCGACCTCGCCGACGAGGTGGTCATCCTTGGCGCGCACTTCGACTCGACGCACGCCTCCACCGGGGCGACCGACAACGCCGCCGGGGTGGCCGCGATGATGGAGGCGGCCCGCATCCTCCAGGCCGTGGACGCCCGCCCGCGGCGCACGATTCGGGTCGCGCTGTGGGGCGGCGAGGAAGAGGGACTGCTCGGCTCTCGGGAGTACGTCCGGCGTCACTACGCCGATCCGCGGACGACGGCGCGCCGGCCGGATCACGCGAAGGTGTCCGCCTACTACAACCTGGACAACGGCGCCGGGCGCATCCGCGGCATCTGGCTGCAGGGCAACACGGCCGCGGCCCCCCTCTTCGAGGCGTGGATGCGCGACCTCGGCGATCTCGGCGTCACCACCATCGGCCGGCGGTCGACGCGCGGCACGGACCACCTTCCGTTCGACGTGGTGGGGATTCCGGGATTCCAGTTCATCCAGGATCGGCTGGAGTACAACTCCCGGACGCATCACTCCAACATGGACTTCTACGACCGTGTGCAGCGCGACGACCTGCTCCAGATGGCGGTCGTCTCGGCGGTCTTCGCCTACCGAACGGCCATGCTCGACGAGCGGCTGCCGCGCAAGCCGCTGCCCGCCAACCGGCGCCGCGCGCAATAG
- a CDS encoding DinB family protein, translating into MPTTSLLEEALDAWADARRGVIAELRCVPAGQIDFRPADGAQSAAEIAQHIVDTALMWCGELSDPAGDFTRKSFPAFIREYGTPKKERPGDRAGLVRLLRSTHAQGVRQLRETGEVGMLQTIRRFDGELWTRLAWLQHGIAHEEYHRGQLALYVRLLGKTPALTKLIQGGG; encoded by the coding sequence ATGCCGACTACATCACTCCTCGAAGAAGCCCTCGACGCCTGGGCCGACGCCCGCCGCGGCGTGATCGCCGAGCTGCGCTGCGTGCCGGCCGGTCAGATCGACTTCCGTCCCGCCGACGGCGCCCAGTCCGCCGCCGAGATCGCCCAGCATATCGTCGACACCGCCCTCATGTGGTGCGGCGAGCTCTCCGACCCGGCGGGCGATTTCACCCGCAAGAGCTTCCCGGCGTTCATCCGCGAGTACGGCACGCCGAAGAAGGAACGCCCCGGCGACAGGGCCGGCCTCGTCCGCCTGCTCCGGAGCACCCACGCCCAGGGAGTGCGGCAACTCCGCGAGACCGGCGAGGTCGGCATGCTGCAGACCATCCGCCGCTTCGACGGCGAGCTCTGGACGCGTCTGGCGTGGCTGCAGCACGGCATCGCCCACGAGGAGTACCACCGCGGCCAGCTCGCACTCTACGTGCGGCTGCTGGGGA
- a CDS encoding AAA family ATPase, translating to MTSDRLHLRSLSIRGFLGIKDLCIRRLGRVTLLAGRNGIGKTTVLDAVRVYAARAAFPALYQLLHRREEVSTLTDREGAFIPDVSALFHGRDIGTTRISIGSSDLDSVQIEKTDSSDPQAAKLVKDLADFLPHGPGPLFRISFRGRESVGAWHVPLMNRYGGGRFQARGAIPDLPLLGDDVPDPFLEVACVPLGPGLLTNSEIAQAWDRVALTSDEELAVQSLKLVFGDAVERAAMIGAETHAKRHAVRRPVVKLRHHPRPVPLRSLGDGAVRLFGVAMALACSGDGFLVIDEAENGIHYTVHSDFWRMVLLTAREQNVQVLATTHSWDCVRGFAQAAADGRESDCVLVRLDRDGEEIRAVEYSCEDLATAAEQGIEVR from the coding sequence ATGACGAGCGACCGGCTGCACCTGCGGAGCCTGTCGATCCGTGGCTTTCTCGGAATCAAGGATCTCTGCATTCGCCGGCTCGGGCGGGTCACGCTTCTCGCTGGGCGGAACGGCATCGGCAAGACTACGGTGCTCGACGCCGTGCGCGTGTACGCCGCGCGCGCTGCGTTCCCGGCTCTCTATCAGCTCCTGCACCGTCGCGAGGAAGTCTCCACGCTTACAGACAGAGAAGGAGCATTCATCCCTGACGTGTCCGCACTCTTCCACGGACGGGACATCGGAACCACCCGCATCTCAATCGGATCGAGCGATCTCGACAGCGTCCAGATCGAAAAGACGGACTCCAGTGATCCCCAGGCGGCGAAACTGGTGAAGGACCTTGCCGACTTCCTGCCGCACGGACCCGGGCCGTTGTTCAGGATCAGCTTTCGGGGAAGAGAGAGCGTAGGTGCGTGGCACGTTCCCCTGATGAACCGATACGGTGGGGGCAGGTTCCAGGCACGGGGAGCCATTCCCGATCTGCCGTTGCTTGGGGACGATGTTCCGGATCCCTTTCTCGAAGTGGCGTGCGTACCCCTGGGACCGGGACTGTTGACCAACAGCGAGATCGCGCAGGCCTGGGATCGAGTCGCCCTGACGAGTGACGAGGAGCTGGCCGTTCAGTCGCTCAAGCTGGTCTTCGGCGACGCGGTGGAGCGAGCCGCGATGATCGGCGCCGAGACCCACGCCAAGCGGCACGCCGTGCGTCGTCCCGTCGTCAAGCTGCGGCACCATCCTCGTCCCGTGCCGTTGCGGAGCCTCGGTGACGGCGCGGTTCGCCTGTTCGGCGTCGCCATGGCCCTCGCGTGCAGCGGAGACGGGTTCCTGGTCATCGACGAGGCGGAGAACGGCATTCACTACACCGTCCATTCCGACTTCTGGCGCATGGTCTTGCTCACGGCCAGAGAGCAAAACGTGCAAGTGCTCGCGACAACCCATAGCTGGGATTGCGTGCGCGGGTTCGCGCAGGCCGCGGCCGACGGCAGGGAGTCGGACTGCGTCCTCGTTCGACTGGATCGAGACGGCGAGGAGATTCGGGCTGTCGAGTACTCCTGCGAAGACCTCGCGACCGCCGCCGAGCAAGGGATCGAGGTCCGATAG
- a CDS encoding NAD(P)/FAD-dependent oxidoreductase → MKPPEPARGALPRLTRRDLLRMGPGAAAALALGCAPRPPSPGNRALDAGRITGRIVGTSHRVGHRLRDGTFPEPRQIHELPVAIVGGGIAGLSAGWKLAGSGFRDFVVLELEPEPGGNARWGENAVSAYPWGAHYLPVPTPESTAVRELVAEMGLVRDHGPDGEPIYDPRHLCHAPQERVFIDGRWREGLSARGIVEADGEAAGGAGEALAAFETQVRRYRDYRDSQGRRAFALPVAAATTDPQILALDRISMREYFDRAGWDSPRLRWYVDYCCRDDYGCTLDTTSAWAGWHYFCARPADVEYLTWPEGNGRIVRHLLDRIEGRVRTGMLVYRVRPIGGEPRAGSAVGGSQTGVAAAGSGTAGGVDIDVLDTGDETTVRYRARRCIYALPRFTTPRVIDGYAPAGIEAFTYSPWMVANLTVDRLPEGAAWDNVLYDSPSLGYVVATHQDLRMTTGRSVLTYYLPLAAANPATARAWMLEREWRDWVSLILADLGRAHPGIESLVTHADVMLWGHAMIRPVPGFAWGSARREAAAPRGPIRFAHSDMSGLSLFEEAQYHGVGAAEAVMRDLGHPFSSSL, encoded by the coding sequence ATGAAGCCGCCCGAACCCGCGCGCGGCGCGCTTCCCCGCCTCACGCGACGGGATCTGCTGCGGATGGGACCCGGCGCCGCGGCGGCGCTGGCGTTGGGCTGTGCGCCGCGGCCGCCGTCGCCCGGGAACCGGGCGCTCGACGCCGGCCGCATCACGGGACGCATCGTCGGCACGTCGCACCGGGTCGGTCATCGGCTGCGGGACGGCACGTTTCCCGAGCCCCGACAGATCCACGAGTTGCCGGTCGCCATCGTGGGCGGCGGCATCGCCGGACTGTCGGCCGGCTGGAAGCTCGCGGGCAGCGGTTTCCGGGATTTCGTGGTGCTGGAGCTCGAGCCGGAGCCGGGCGGCAACGCGCGATGGGGCGAGAACGCCGTCTCGGCCTACCCGTGGGGCGCCCACTACCTGCCCGTGCCGACTCCCGAATCGACCGCGGTGCGCGAGCTGGTCGCGGAGATGGGGCTGGTCCGGGATCACGGGCCGGACGGCGAGCCGATCTACGACCCGCGGCATCTGTGCCACGCCCCGCAGGAGCGTGTCTTCATCGACGGCCGGTGGCGCGAGGGGCTGTCGGCACGCGGCATCGTCGAAGCGGACGGCGAGGCCGCGGGCGGCGCCGGGGAGGCCCTCGCGGCGTTCGAGACGCAGGTGCGGCGGTACCGCGACTATCGGGATTCGCAGGGCCGCAGGGCGTTCGCACTGCCGGTCGCCGCCGCGACGACCGATCCGCAGATCCTGGCGCTGGACCGCATCTCGATGCGCGAGTACTTCGACCGCGCCGGCTGGGACTCGCCCCGGCTCCGCTGGTACGTCGACTACTGCTGCCGCGACGACTACGGCTGCACGCTCGACACCACGTCGGCCTGGGCGGGGTGGCACTATTTCTGCGCGCGCCCCGCCGACGTCGAGTACCTGACCTGGCCCGAGGGCAACGGCCGCATCGTCCGGCACCTGCTGGACCGCATCGAGGGCCGCGTCCGCACCGGCATGCTGGTCTACCGGGTAAGGCCGATCGGGGGAGAACCGCGTGCGGGCTCGGCGGTCGGCGGCTCGCAGACCGGAGTCGCGGCGGCCGGCTCCGGGACGGCCGGCGGCGTCGACATCGACGTGCTGGACACTGGCGACGAGACGACGGTGCGGTACCGGGCCCGCCGGTGCATCTACGCCCTGCCCCGCTTCACGACGCCCCGCGTCATCGACGGCTACGCGCCGGCCGGAATCGAGGCGTTCACCTATTCACCGTGGATGGTCGCCAACCTGACGGTCGATCGGCTGCCGGAGGGTGCGGCTTGGGACAACGTGCTCTACGACAGCCCGTCGCTCGGCTACGTGGTCGCGACCCACCAGGACCTGCGGATGACGACGGGACGCAGCGTGCTCACCTACTACCTGCCCCTCGCGGCGGCGAACCCCGCGACGGCCCGGGCGTGGATGCTGGAGCGGGAGTGGCGCGACTGGGTGTCGCTGATCCTCGCCGACCTCGGGCGGGCCCACCCCGGAATCGAGTCGCTCGTGACGCACGCCGACGTGATGTTGTGGGGCCACGCGATGATTCGTCCCGTCCCCGGCTTCGCGTGGGGCTCCGCCCGCCGGGAGGCGGCGGCGCCCCGCGGCCCGATCCGCTTCGCGCACTCCGACATGAGCGGGCTCTCGCTCTTCGAGGAAGCGCAGTACCATGGCGTCGGCGCGGCCGAAGCGGTCATGCGCGACCTCGGCCACCCGTTCTCGAGCTCGCTCTGA
- a CDS encoding ATP-binding protein, producing MTGLRRNLAGRVNRLLERFPVVMLVGARQAGKTTLSRMVRPGWRYFDLEHAADYDLITRDYDFFFGEYPRRIVLDEAQEDPRLFRQLRGVVDAARGETDRFLLTGSSSPDLLREASDSLAGRIAIVEVGTLKINEIERLPLPPFYRLLEQDLSPATLQAIRKLECPLPDVIPGFLRGGYPEPTLSGDDFTRAAWMENYFRTYVERDMRKLFPRLDAVRYRRFVTMLSSLSGTVINKAQLGRSIDVSEVTIRDYLEMADRTFFWRIIPSFLDARTGSVVKSPKGLVRDSGINHYLAGIDSREKLLRAPQVGQNFESFVIEEIIKGVQASRVTRWDYYHFRTRNGAEVDLVLQGAFGLLPIEIKFGRRTGLKQLAGLQRFIARHELPFGIVVNNSDRVEMLSDTIVQVPAGCL from the coding sequence ATGACTGGCCTTCGGCGAAATCTGGCCGGACGTGTCAACCGGCTGCTGGAGCGTTTCCCTGTCGTCATGCTCGTCGGGGCGCGACAGGCCGGCAAGACGACCTTGAGTCGGATGGTGCGTCCGGGCTGGCGGTACTTCGACCTGGAGCACGCCGCCGACTACGACCTGATCACCCGGGACTACGACTTCTTCTTCGGCGAGTATCCCCGGCGCATCGTCCTCGACGAAGCGCAGGAGGATCCGCGGCTGTTCCGGCAACTGCGCGGGGTCGTGGACGCGGCACGGGGTGAAACCGACCGCTTTCTCCTGACCGGGTCCAGCTCGCCCGATCTGCTCCGCGAGGCGAGCGACTCGCTGGCCGGACGCATCGCCATAGTGGAGGTGGGGACCCTCAAGATCAACGAAATCGAGCGGTTGCCGCTGCCGCCGTTCTATCGGCTGCTGGAGCAGGATCTGAGCCCCGCTACCCTGCAGGCGATCCGCAAGCTGGAGTGCCCCTTGCCGGACGTGATTCCCGGCTTCCTGCGCGGCGGCTATCCGGAGCCGACGCTGTCGGGCGACGACTTCACCCGCGCCGCCTGGATGGAGAACTACTTCCGCACGTACGTAGAGCGGGACATGCGAAAGCTGTTCCCCAGGCTCGATGCCGTGCGGTACCGGCGGTTCGTGACCATGCTGTCCTCGCTCTCCGGCACCGTCATCAACAAGGCGCAACTGGGGCGGTCCATAGACGTCTCCGAGGTCACCATTCGGGACTATCTGGAGATGGCGGACAGGACTTTCTTCTGGCGGATAATCCCGTCCTTCCTCGACGCGCGGACCGGATCCGTCGTCAAGTCGCCCAAGGGACTGGTGCGGGACAGCGGGATCAACCACTACCTGGCCGGCATCGATTCCCGCGAGAAGCTGCTGCGCGCTCCGCAGGTCGGCCAGAACTTCGAGTCCTTCGTCATCGAGGAGATCATCAAGGGCGTCCAGGCCAGCCGCGTCACCCGCTGGGACTACTACCACTTCCGCACCAGGAACGGGGCGGAAGTGGACCTGGTGCTGCAGGGCGCCTTCGGGCTGCTGCCGATAGAGATCAAGTTCGGCCGTCGGACCGGGCTGAAACAGTTGGCGGGACTGCAGCGGTTCATCGCGCGTCACGAGCTGCCGTTCGGCATCGTGGTCAACAACAGCGACCGCGTGGAGATGCTGAGCGACACGATCGTGCAGGTCCCCGCCGGGTGCCTGTAG
- a CDS encoding amidase, protein MGSPGVVDRRRFLRSGALAGAALAAGSSGCGSALDPGAAVRAAPGAQAGTAPGQTSATGPGAPPEPFDLEEVSIGDLAASMASGERTARSVTEAYLARIAQIDRQGPTLRSVIETNPDALDIAAGLDRERAEGRVRSPLHGVPVLVKDNIDTADRMTTTAGSLALAGSVPAEDSHVAQRLREAGVVLLGKANLSEWANFRSTRSSSGWSARGGQCRNPYALDRNPCGSSSGSGAAVSGNLAAAAIGTETDGSIVCPSTANGIVGIKPTVGLLSRAGIVPISETQDTAGPMARSVRDAALLLGAIAGPDPRDPATAPGETRGLDDYTPFLDTDGLRGARIGIQRSVFGFHEAVDGLMEEAIAVLRARGAVIVDPIDLAASGALRRAETEVLFYEFKAGLNAYLQNLRNPPIRSLADLIAFNERHADEELAYFGQERLIAAQSKGPLSSMEYRRAHATARRLSRAAGIDRVMDGGTLDAILAPTGGPAWVTDLVNGDHFGGSSSQFAAVAGYPNVTVPAGFVHGLPVGVSFFGRAWSEPTLIRIAYAFEQATRHRRAPRLLATADVPA, encoded by the coding sequence ATGGGAAGCCCTGGCGTCGTCGACCGGCGCAGATTCCTCCGGTCCGGCGCGCTGGCGGGCGCGGCGCTGGCGGCCGGCTCCTCCGGCTGCGGGTCGGCGCTCGATCCCGGCGCCGCCGTGCGGGCCGCGCCCGGGGCGCAAGCGGGAACCGCGCCGGGGCAGACGAGCGCCACCGGGCCCGGAGCACCGCCGGAGCCGTTCGATCTCGAGGAGGTCTCGATTGGCGATCTGGCGGCGTCGATGGCCTCCGGCGAGCGGACCGCGCGGTCCGTCACCGAGGCGTACCTCGCCCGCATCGCGCAGATCGACCGGCAGGGGCCGACCCTGCGGAGCGTGATCGAGACCAACCCCGACGCGCTCGACATCGCGGCCGGCCTCGATCGGGAACGCGCGGAAGGCCGCGTGCGGTCGCCGCTCCACGGCGTGCCCGTTCTGGTCAAGGACAACATCGACACCGCCGACCGCATGACGACCACCGCGGGGTCGTTGGCCCTCGCCGGGTCCGTCCCGGCCGAGGACTCGCACGTCGCACAGCGGCTGCGGGAGGCCGGCGTCGTCCTGCTCGGCAAGGCAAACCTGAGCGAGTGGGCCAACTTCCGGTCGACCCGCTCGTCGAGCGGCTGGAGCGCGCGCGGCGGGCAGTGCCGCAATCCGTACGCCCTCGACCGCAACCCGTGCGGCTCGAGCTCCGGCTCCGGCGCCGCCGTCTCGGGCAACCTGGCGGCGGCGGCCATCGGCACCGAGACCGACGGCTCGATCGTCTGCCCGTCGACAGCCAACGGCATCGTCGGCATCAAGCCGACCGTCGGCCTGTTGAGCCGCGCCGGCATCGTGCCGATCTCCGAGACCCAGGACACGGCGGGCCCGATGGCGCGCTCCGTCCGCGACGCGGCGCTGCTGCTCGGCGCCATCGCCGGCCCCGACCCGCGCGATCCCGCCACCGCCCCCGGCGAGACGCGAGGTCTCGACGACTACACGCCGTTCCTCGACACCGACGGGCTGCGCGGCGCCCGCATCGGCATCCAGCGCAGCGTCTTCGGCTTCCACGAGGCGGTCGACGGCTTGATGGAGGAGGCAATCGCGGTGTTGCGCGCCCGCGGCGCGGTCATCGTCGATCCGATCGACCTGGCGGCGAGCGGGGCGCTGCGGCGGGCCGAGACCGAGGTGCTCTTCTACGAGTTCAAGGCGGGCCTGAACGCCTACCTGCAGAACCTGCGGAACCCGCCGATCCGGTCGCTGGCGGATCTCATCGCCTTCAACGAGCGACACGCCGACGAGGAGCTGGCTTACTTTGGCCAGGAACGGCTGATCGCGGCGCAGAGCAAGGGGCCGCTCTCGTCGATGGAGTACAGGCGGGCGCACGCCACGGCGCGCCGCCTCTCGCGCGCGGCGGGGATCGACCGCGTCATGGATGGCGGGACCCTCGACGCGATTCTCGCCCCCACCGGCGGACCGGCCTGGGTCACCGACCTGGTCAACGGCGACCACTTCGGCGGCAGCAGCTCGCAGTTCGCGGCCGTGGCCGGCTACCCCAACGTCACCGTACCGGCCGGCTTCGTCCACGGCCTGCCGGTCGGCGTCTCCTTCTTCGGGCGCGCGTGGAGCGAGCCGACGCTGATCCGCATCGCCTACGCCTTCGAGCAGGCGACGCGGCACCGGCGGGCGCCGCGGCTGCTGGCGACGGCGGACGTGCCGGCATGA
- a CDS encoding polyamine aminopropyltransferase, with protein sequence MNEQPAESTDYAGAPTRVLLVAVFTIATCGLIYELLAGTIASYLLGDSVTQFSTVIGVYLFSMGVGSYLSRYFQRDLITRFIEIEILVGLVGGLSSPVLFFAFGEVAVFRVVLYAWVAATGVLVGLEIPFLIRILKDEFPLHDLVSRVLSLDYLGALAASLVFPLWLVPQVGLMRSSFVFGGLNVLVAVWTCHVFRRQHGRPRLTAQAYAALGVLVLGAVFSDDLVDWSERRLHDDPVVLSRTSPYQRIVLTRGDGGVQLFLDGNLQFSSLDEYRYHEALVHPGLASVRDPRRVLVLGGGDGMAVREILKDDRVEAVTLVDLDPLMTDLFRDHEAVAALNDYALRSPRVDVINADAFVWVESDATRYDFIVVDFPDPRTYSLGKLYTTTFYRRLRERLRPGGVAALQSTSPLVSRQAFWCVVETVRAAGLHAVPYHAPVPTFGEWGYVLASHEPLRARGAFPPGLRFLTPGIAETLFTFPADMDAVPVEVNQLNNQILVQYHAAGWERYARGGSGTRGDARR encoded by the coding sequence ATGAACGAACAGCCCGCCGAGTCGACCGACTACGCGGGGGCCCCCACCAGGGTCCTGCTGGTTGCCGTCTTCACCATCGCCACCTGCGGGCTGATCTACGAGCTGCTGGCCGGCACGATCGCCAGCTACCTGCTGGGCGACAGCGTCACGCAGTTCTCGACTGTCATCGGCGTCTATCTGTTCTCGATGGGGGTGGGGTCGTACCTGTCGCGCTACTTCCAGCGGGATCTGATAACGCGCTTCATCGAGATCGAGATCCTGGTCGGCCTCGTGGGCGGCCTGTCGTCGCCGGTCCTGTTCTTCGCGTTCGGCGAGGTCGCCGTGTTCCGCGTCGTGCTCTACGCGTGGGTCGCCGCCACCGGCGTGCTGGTGGGCCTGGAGATCCCGTTCCTGATCCGTATCCTGAAGGACGAGTTCCCGCTGCACGACCTGGTCTCGCGGGTGCTGTCCCTCGACTACCTGGGGGCGCTGGCCGCGTCGCTGGTGTTTCCGCTGTGGCTCGTGCCGCAGGTCGGACTGATGCGCTCGTCGTTCGTCTTCGGCGGCCTCAACGTGCTGGTCGCGGTCTGGACCTGCCACGTCTTCCGGCGGCAGCACGGCCGGCCGCGACTCACCGCGCAGGCCTACGCCGCGCTCGGGGTGCTGGTGCTGGGAGCGGTGTTCTCCGACGATCTGGTGGACTGGTCGGAGCGGCGGCTCCACGACGACCCGGTCGTCCTGTCGCGCACGTCGCCCTACCAGCGCATCGTGCTGACCAGAGGCGACGGCGGCGTGCAGCTCTTCCTGGACGGCAACCTACAGTTCTCGTCCCTGGACGAGTACCGCTACCACGAGGCGCTCGTGCATCCGGGGCTGGCCTCGGTCCGCGACCCGCGCCGGGTGCTGGTGCTCGGCGGCGGCGACGGGATGGCGGTCCGGGAGATCCTGAAGGACGACCGCGTCGAGGCAGTCACGCTGGTCGACCTCGACCCGCTGATGACGGACCTCTTCCGCGACCATGAGGCCGTCGCCGCCCTGAACGACTACGCACTCCGCTCGCCGCGGGTCGACGTGATCAACGCCGACGCGTTCGTCTGGGTCGAATCGGATGCCACCCGCTACGACTTCATCGTGGTCGACTTCCCGGACCCGCGCACCTACTCGCTCGGCAAGCTCTACACGACCACCTTCTATCGGCGCCTCCGCGAGCGCCTGCGCCCGGGCGGCGTGGCTGCGCTCCAGAGCACCTCGCCGCTGGTGTCCCGGCAGGCGTTCTGGTGCGTCGTCGAGACCGTTCGCGCCGCCGGGCTGCACGCCGTTCCGTATCACGCCCCGGTGCCGACGTTCGGGGAATGGGGCTACGTGCTCGCGTCGCACGAGCCGCTGCGGGCGCGGGGCGCGTTCCCGCCGGGGCTGCGGTTCCTCACGCCGGGGATCGCGGAAACGCTGTTCACCTTCCCGGCCGACATGGACGCGGTCCCGGTGGAGGTGAACCAACTGAACAACCAGATCCTGGTGCAGTACCACGCAGCCGGGTGGGAGCGGTACGCGCGCGGCGGGAGCGGTACGCGCGGGGACGCGCGGCGATGA
- a CDS encoding DUF2911 domain-containing protein: MSRRHVQVLSLAAALAFAGCGGGTGSESAAGAEGEAATGGNALPILALDDVKPSQSGLVWQEVANTQIEVTYDRPVARGRDLFGGIVPFGEIWNPGANDATAIGFTRDVTINGNALPAGRYSLWAIPDPNRWTIIFNRQADVYHTPYPGEEDDALRFMASPRRGAHMETLAFYFAAVEKKDAELRLHWGETYVPFSITVP, translated from the coding sequence ATGAGCAGACGGCATGTACAGGTGCTCTCGCTGGCAGCCGCGCTGGCGTTCGCCGGTTGCGGCGGCGGAACCGGAAGCGAGTCGGCGGCGGGGGCGGAGGGCGAAGCGGCGACCGGCGGCAACGCCTTGCCGATCCTGGCCCTGGACGACGTCAAGCCGAGCCAGAGCGGGCTGGTGTGGCAGGAGGTCGCGAACACGCAGATCGAGGTCACCTACGACCGGCCGGTCGCGCGCGGCCGCGATCTGTTCGGCGGTATCGTGCCGTTCGGCGAGATCTGGAACCCGGGCGCCAACGACGCCACCGCCATCGGGTTCACGCGCGACGTCACCATCAACGGCAACGCGTTGCCGGCGGGCAGGTACAGCCTCTGGGCGATTCCCGATCCGAACCGCTGGACGATCATCTTCAACCGTCAGGCCGACGTCTACCACACGCCCTACCCCGGCGAGGAGGACGACGCGCTGCGGTTCATGGCGTCGCCGCGCCGCGGGGCGCACATGGAGACGCTGGCCTTCTACTTCGCGGCGGTTGAGAAGAAGGACGCGGAGCTGCGGCTGCACTGGGGCGAGACCTACGTCCCCTTCAGCATCACGGTGCCATAA